The Bacteroidota bacterium genome has a segment encoding these proteins:
- the rpsR gene encoding 30S ribosomal protein S18 — MSAPKYNKNQFAFSNQNAEPQKKKYCRFKKNGIKYIDYKDANFLMKFVNEQGKILPRRITGTSLKYQRKVAQAIKRARHIGLLPYVADGLK; from the coding sequence ATGAGTGCTCCAAAATACAACAAAAATCAGTTTGCCTTTAGCAATCAAAATGCTGAACCGCAAAAAAAGAAATATTGCCGCTTCAAAAAGAATGGCATTAAATATATTGACTATAAAGATGCCAATTTTTTAATGAAATTTGTAAACGAGCAAGGTAAAATCCTTCCACGCCGTATTACCGGCACATCACTTAAGTATCAACGAAAAGTAGCCCAAGCTATCAAACGTGCAAGACATATTGGTTTGTTGCCTTATGTTGCCGATGGCTTGAAATAA
- the rpsF gene encoding 30S ribosomal protein S6, protein MTQYESVIIITPVLSEEQVKDSIAKFRQLITSEGGKVLHEEAWGLTKMAYSIDKKNSGFYHLFEFTAKDDFVSKWELTLKREERVLRYMTIALDKHSMAYNQRRRNGELNSQKAKKAEAESQTA, encoded by the coding sequence ATGACACAATACGAATCAGTAATCATCATCACACCAGTCCTCAGTGAGGAGCAGGTGAAAGATTCCATTGCCAAGTTTAGGCAGTTGATTACAAGCGAAGGAGGAAAGGTGCTACATGAAGAAGCTTGGGGGCTAACCAAAATGGCCTACTCAATCGACAAAAAGAATTCAGGATTTTACCATCTTTTCGAGTTTACAGCAAAAGACGATTTTGTTTCCAAATGGGAGCTAACTCTCAAACGTGAGGAACGAGTTTTACGCTACATGACTATAGCTTTAGATAAGCATTCAATGGCTTACAATCAACGCCGCCGCAATGGTGAACTTAATTCTCAAAAGGCTAAAAAAGCAGAAGCTGAATCCCAAACCGCATAA
- a CDS encoding S8 family serine peptidase — MKSGSFIKFYITAFLLLGFCLAEAQSDRYLVLFTDSLEIIEKYPISQDSNKFIITEISFNRKPTWASYSRTAKPQLSKLATDRREKLHIKLESSDYFVMPGFMDSLSKYPIHIIRPSRWLNGVLVVISDTDVLNKISKLEFVKSALFLGKLPDDYTPASFDPGNIQTKTEESSDFQRAYFDKEHINPRIQGFAYEQLKMIFDSLVDETPYQKVDFPIAVIDAGFRNVNLIPCFKHLFRNNLIQGTYDFSSNDSMVFDDDDHGTKVLSCLAGYDQGNFSGSAPNSKFWLLRSEETASETLAEEVLWCLAAEYADSVGCGLITSSLGYNYFDNTEHNHSYEEMDGEHTIIAKAIKIAASKGITVISSSGNEGDKTWHYITTPGDSKYALTLGACNKKGEYAYFSSIGPSSDGRTKPDVVTLGYETVVCSPMGNYTQANGSSFSTPLMAGFVAHLKQDFPLIADSILFDAIRFSSSQASQPNNKMGYGIPNYMAAKKLLSFYQSSDYTGIIWSISKTNNDFEIRKLNDGKTVRVLLKSGTKILNQFDVQNSFHLFNTYKLTFSKRLKKGKKYTLEFIDENKKTLLVSNLIVHQ; from the coding sequence GTGAAAAGCGGCTCCTTTATTAAATTTTATATCACGGCGTTTTTGCTTTTGGGTTTTTGTTTGGCAGAAGCTCAATCCGATAGGTATTTGGTTTTGTTTACCGACAGTTTAGAAATAATTGAGAAATACCCTATTAGTCAAGATTCTAATAAATTTATTATAACAGAAATCAGTTTCAATAGGAAGCCCACTTGGGCAAGTTATTCAAGAACCGCCAAACCTCAATTATCTAAATTGGCTACCGATAGAAGAGAAAAACTGCATATTAAACTTGAAAGCTCGGATTATTTTGTTATGCCCGGTTTTATGGATAGTCTATCGAAATACCCTATCCACATAATTCGCCCCAGTCGTTGGCTAAACGGCGTGTTGGTGGTGATATCAGACACCGACGTTTTAAATAAAATTAGCAAACTTGAATTTGTAAAAAGTGCTTTATTCCTCGGCAAACTACCCGATGACTATACCCCTGCTAGTTTCGACCCCGGCAATATACAAACCAAGACAGAAGAGTCAAGCGATTTTCAACGTGCTTATTTTGATAAAGAACACATAAATCCACGTATACAAGGATTTGCTTATGAGCAACTGAAAATGATATTCGATTCATTGGTTGATGAAACGCCGTATCAAAAAGTCGATTTCCCCATTGCTGTTATTGATGCGGGTTTTAGGAATGTGAATCTAATACCCTGCTTCAAACATTTGTTTAGGAATAATCTTATACAGGGAACGTATGATTTCTCATCGAACGATAGTATGGTTTTCGATGATGATGACCATGGCACCAAAGTACTTTCCTGTTTGGCGGGTTACGATCAAGGTAATTTTTCGGGTTCAGCTCCTAACTCAAAATTTTGGCTTTTGCGTAGTGAAGAAACCGCTTCAGAAACCTTGGCTGAAGAAGTTTTGTGGTGTCTTGCAGCAGAATATGCTGACAGTGTAGGATGTGGATTGATAACATCTTCATTGGGTTATAATTACTTCGACAATACGGAACATAATCACAGTTATGAGGAAATGGATGGCGAGCACACAATTATAGCCAAAGCCATTAAGATTGCCGCATCAAAAGGCATAACTGTAATAAGCAGCAGTGGCAATGAAGGTGATAAAACTTGGCATTATATCACAACGCCTGGCGATTCAAAATATGCTCTTACTTTAGGTGCCTGCAACAAAAAAGGAGAATATGCATATTTTAGTTCGATAGGCCCTAGCAGCGATGGAAGAACAAAACCCGATGTGGTTACTTTGGGATATGAAACCGTGGTGTGCAGCCCTATGGGCAATTATACCCAAGCAAATGGGAGTTCATTTTCAACACCATTGATGGCAGGATTTGTGGCACATCTCAAACAAGACTTCCCTTTAATTGCTGACAGCATATTATTTGATGCGATAAGATTTTCGTCAAGCCAAGCAAGTCAACCAAATAATAAAATGGGGTATGGTATACCCAATTACATGGCTGCGAAAAAACTTTTATCTTTTTATCAAAGTTCCGATTACACTGGAATTATTTGGAGCATAAGCAAAACGAATAACGACTTTGAGATTAGAAAACTGAATGATGGTAAAACAGTGCGAGTATTATTAAAATCAGGTACTAAAATTCTGAATCAATTTGATGTGCAAAACTCGTTTCACTTATTCAATACCTACAAATTGACCTTTTCCAAACGGTTGAAAAAAGGTAAAAAATATACCTTAGAATTCATTGATGAAAACAAAAAAACCTTACTAGTGAGCAATTTAATTGTTCACCAATAA
- the rplI gene encoding 50S ribosomal protein L9, protein MKIILREDIKSLGYKDDVVSVKNGYANNFLIPRGMAAMATESKLKDLAEDIKQASFKLDKIRNQANQLAETLKDFSVTVGAKVGSNDKIFGSVTPLLISQALKAKGHEIDRRKIVLDSDIKSTGSFTATVNLFKGISVQIGVEVVGE, encoded by the coding sequence ATGAAAATTATTTTAAGAGAAGATATAAAATCCCTGGGTTATAAAGATGATGTTGTTTCTGTGAAAAACGGATATGCAAATAATTTTTTGATTCCACGCGGTATGGCCGCAATGGCCACTGAATCCAAGTTGAAAGACCTTGCTGAAGATATCAAACAAGCGTCATTCAAACTGGATAAAATAAGAAACCAAGCCAATCAACTTGCCGAAACACTTAAAGATTTCTCAGTTACTGTGGGAGCTAAAGTGGGTAGCAATGATAAAATATTTGGTTCTGTCACTCCGCTACTTATTTCTCAGGCCCTTAAAGCCAAGGGACATGAAATAGACCGTCGCAAAATCGTTTTGGACTCGGATATCAAATCAACCGGAAGCTTTACTGCTACTGTTAATTTATTTAAAGGCATCAGTGTTCAGATTGGTGTTGAGGTTGTTGGAGAATAA